A genomic stretch from Arachis stenosperma cultivar V10309 chromosome 3, arast.V10309.gnm1.PFL2, whole genome shotgun sequence includes:
- the LOC130968604 gene encoding probable WRKY transcription factor 65 isoform X1 codes for MDSKLRNRSSRSSRNLYMKEQEDNDGADSPPSNSTLFNIDALVTSSPSSSSKRSRRGVEKRVVHIRIKEGEGPRLKGENNTPPPSDSWAWRKYGQKPIKGSPYPRGYYRCSSSKGCPARKQVERSRVDPTMLVVTYSCEHNHPWPSSRNHNRSSTKKPQPSAEDLLVDPVEPDLEGHDSIIHDLGWFRDISGAPTTSSPAVLDSPIFSGYDDADVAASVVLPMGDDDESLFADLGELPECSLVFRRGLLETAEQRRRWCGTPS; via the exons ATGGATAGTAAGTTGAGGAACAGGAGTAGTAGGAGTAGCAGAAATCTGTATATGAAGGAACAAGAAGACAATGATGGTGCGGACTCCCCTCCTTCAAATTCCACCCTCTTCAACATTGATGCCTTGGTTACTTCTTCTCCATCATCTTCAAGTAAGAGAAG CAGGCGAGGCGTAGAAAAAAGGGTGGTGCATATAAGAATAAAGGAGGGAGAAGGACCGAGGCTAAAAGGGGAAAACAACACTCCACCACCCTCAGATTCATGGGCATGGAGGAAGTACGGCCAGAAACCCATAAAAGGTTCCCCTTACCCGAGAGGATACTACAGATGTAGCAGCTCAAAGGGGTGTCCGGCGAGAAAGCAAGTAGAGAGAAGCCGAGTGGACCCCACCATGCTGGTAGTTACATATTCATGCGAACACAACCATCCATGGCCTTCTTCACGGAACCACAATAGATCGTCTACTAAGAAGCCCCAGCCCTCCGCCGAGGACCTACTTGTGGACCCGGTCGAACCGGATCTTGAGGGCCACGACTCCATCATTCATGACCTTGGCTGGTTCCGTGATATCTCGGGGGCTCCCACCACGTCTTCGCCCGCCGTACTGGACAGCCCCATATTCTCTGGCTACGACGATGCGGATGTGGCGGCCTCGGTGGTGCTGCCCATGGGGGACGACGACGAGTCGCTCTTTGCGGACCTCGGAGAGCTGCCCGAGTGCTCCCTTGTGTTCCGGCGGGGGCTCTTGGAGACGGCGGAGCAACGGCGGCGCTGGTGTGGGACCCCAAGTTGA
- the LOC130968604 gene encoding probable WRKY transcription factor 65 isoform X2 encodes MDSKLRNRSSRSSRNLYMKEQEDNDGADSPPSNSTLFNIDALVTSSPSSSSKRRRGVEKRVVHIRIKEGEGPRLKGENNTPPPSDSWAWRKYGQKPIKGSPYPRGYYRCSSSKGCPARKQVERSRVDPTMLVVTYSCEHNHPWPSSRNHNRSSTKKPQPSAEDLLVDPVEPDLEGHDSIIHDLGWFRDISGAPTTSSPAVLDSPIFSGYDDADVAASVVLPMGDDDESLFADLGELPECSLVFRRGLLETAEQRRRWCGTPS; translated from the exons ATGGATAGTAAGTTGAGGAACAGGAGTAGTAGGAGTAGCAGAAATCTGTATATGAAGGAACAAGAAGACAATGATGGTGCGGACTCCCCTCCTTCAAATTCCACCCTCTTCAACATTGATGCCTTGGTTACTTCTTCTCCATCATCTTCAAGTAAGAGAAG GCGAGGCGTAGAAAAAAGGGTGGTGCATATAAGAATAAAGGAGGGAGAAGGACCGAGGCTAAAAGGGGAAAACAACACTCCACCACCCTCAGATTCATGGGCATGGAGGAAGTACGGCCAGAAACCCATAAAAGGTTCCCCTTACCCGAGAGGATACTACAGATGTAGCAGCTCAAAGGGGTGTCCGGCGAGAAAGCAAGTAGAGAGAAGCCGAGTGGACCCCACCATGCTGGTAGTTACATATTCATGCGAACACAACCATCCATGGCCTTCTTCACGGAACCACAATAGATCGTCTACTAAGAAGCCCCAGCCCTCCGCCGAGGACCTACTTGTGGACCCGGTCGAACCGGATCTTGAGGGCCACGACTCCATCATTCATGACCTTGGCTGGTTCCGTGATATCTCGGGGGCTCCCACCACGTCTTCGCCCGCCGTACTGGACAGCCCCATATTCTCTGGCTACGACGATGCGGATGTGGCGGCCTCGGTGGTGCTGCCCATGGGGGACGACGACGAGTCGCTCTTTGCGGACCTCGGAGAGCTGCCCGAGTGCTCCCTTGTGTTCCGGCGGGGGCTCTTGGAGACGGCGGAGCAACGGCGGCGCTGGTGTGGGACCCCAAGTTGA